In the Xiamenia xianingshaonis genome, one interval contains:
- a CDS encoding PaaI family thioesterase → MATCPLPDDATLDQVNDLFRNDRYANETLRPRIEEASHGHSRVSMDIEPHHLNAMGSLMGGVPFVLADFSFAIASNIGQAPTVSISSTIDHVGVPRTNRLIATCDLDKDGRSICFATVVVNDDANNPVARVHFKGFRKH, encoded by the coding sequence ATGGCAACCTGCCCTTTGCCCGACGACGCAACGCTTGACCAGGTCAACGACTTGTTTCGAAACGACCGCTATGCGAACGAAACGCTGCGGCCCCGCATCGAAGAGGCGTCCCACGGGCATTCGCGCGTGTCGATGGACATCGAGCCGCACCATCTGAACGCCATGGGATCGCTCATGGGCGGCGTGCCGTTCGTGCTGGCGGATTTTTCGTTCGCCATTGCGTCCAACATCGGACAGGCGCCCACCGTGTCCATTTCAAGCACCATCGACCACGTGGGCGTGCCGCGAACCAATCGGCTGATCGCCACGTGCGACCTGGACAAAGACGGCCGCTCCATCTGCTTTGCCACCGTGGTCGTCAACGACGACGCGAACAATCCCGTGGCCCGCGTGCACTTCAAGGGCTTCCGCAAGCACTAG